GTGGCCACCTCAACGGCGACCTCGGACATGAACACGCCGTACATGTAGCAGCAGAAGGGATTGCCCTGGCCGTTTTCGTCGCAGTCGTTGGCCGGAGCCGTCCACTTGCCCTCGTAGCGCAGGTCCAGCTTCTCGGCTTCCATCTCCGCATAGGTGCGGAAGGTGCCGTCGGGCTTCTTCATGGCAGCCACGAGCATCTCGCAGGCCACGCGGGTGGCCTGGCCGGTCACGACCTGCGAGCGGCTGCCGCCTGCCGGGCCTGCATTGGGAGCCAGGCTGGTGTCGTTCATGACCAGATGAATCTGGTCCGGGGTCAGGTTCATGGGACGCAGGGCCTCATGGGCAGTGCCCAAGGTTCCCATGTCCGCGCCCTGACCATGATCCTCCCAGCAGGAGTAGACAGTCACCGTGCCGTCAGGATTCAGCCCGACGTCAACCTGCGAGCTGTCCGGGCCGTCCAGACCGGAGCCGTAAACACCGAGGCTGATGCCGACGCCGCGCTTGATGTCGGCGGTGGAGTTCCTCTCGGCCCGCTTGACCGCTTCCTTGTACTTGGGCCGCAGGATGTCGAACATCTCAGGCAGCGAATAGACCTCGGGATCCTGGCCGGTGGGGGTGGTGGAACCCTTGCGGTAGACGTTCTTGTAGCGCAGTTCCAGGGGGTCCATGCCGAGCTTTTCTGCCAGCTCGTCCATGAGCACCTCAGACGGGAACTCGCTTTCAGGTGCGCCGTAGCCGCGGAAGGCCGCGCCCCAGGCGTGGTTGGTGCAGACGGTGCGTCCCTCGCCACGGATGGCCGGGATGTCGTAACCGGCACCAATATACTGGGCGCCGCGCAGGGTCAGCAGGTCACCGAACTCGGAGTACGGGCCATGGTCCACGGACCAGTCCGTTTCCATGCCCAGCAGCTTGCCGTCCTTGGTGGCGGCCATGCGCAACCAGGTGATGAAGGGCGAACGCTTACCTGTGTAGGTCTGCTGCTGGTACCAGGTGTAGTTCAGGAAGACCGGACGGCCCGTTGCCAGGGCGGCTGC
This window of the Pseudodesulfovibrio sp. S3 genome carries:
- a CDS encoding molybdopterin cofactor-binding domain-containing protein, with translation IHSKSIGLHLHLYMIAPGLGVEPENLVLVQNPTGGTFGYKFSPTMEALVGAAALATGRPVFLNYTWYQQQTYTGKRSPFITWLRMAATKDGKLLGMETDWSVDHGPYSEFGDLLTLRGAQYIGAGYDIPAIRGEGRTVCTNHAWGAAFRGYGAPESEFPSEVLMDELAEKLGMDPLELRYKNVYRKGSTTPTGQDPEVYSLPEMFDILRPKYKEAVKRAERNSTADIKRGVGISLGVYGSGLDGPDSSQVDVGLNPDGTVTVYSCWEDHGQGADMGTLGTAHEALRPMNLTPDQIHLVMNDTSLAPNAGPAGGSRSQVVTGQATRVACEMLVAAMKKPDGTFRTYAEMEAEKLDLRYEGKWTAPANDCDENGQGNPFCCYMYGVFMSEVAVEVATGKTTVEKMTTVADIGVVNNFLLVDGQIHGGVAQGIGLALSEDYEDIKKHSTMIGAGFPYIKDIPDNMEIIYVETPRPDGPFGASGVGEMPLSAPHAAVINAIYQACGVRIRELPAYPEKVLAGLKG